A genomic window from Motacilla alba alba isolate MOTALB_02 chromosome 2, Motacilla_alba_V1.0_pri, whole genome shotgun sequence includes:
- the FBXO43 gene encoding F-box only protein 43 codes for MSDSHLVRFNILKRNRLTPPRSSFKYSNFKDTCCTSAFLDSRCNESGKDADAEREEALSVTSVSLLQEHSEHVHPSAFFPMSPSIEKELNSISLSEERETNRSAGFFETPKSGRKGSSLRRRLLLPNTIEAGTTVGRCERQLSSSGSIRKKIFSHVLSSEEKLSQTATYSPKDKGYKPLTTSTSEPENSNPDSPKRRLSFSQQRTSTLEESQSKDPLLLESEGLSPIQRKDVTSSNTNEFNENVLMSVRDGVLRTPTYSRSSLPEASEGKYLTSITSPVENSNFGLCDINSPPVKVANYPDLSTPEDSGYNSLPLDKSGDSLSDYEGSFQELFPKHKEDSRTLDGKRKTRKLERVRRLSTLQELGSQSEGEDNHGSPTSMHILTKERDFVSEDHELVLKEQASGDLVVRHGDLSRTPALKIVHEICLQRQRLHQKQISENIDGTEIFALGHVLPGLIGKKMGLEKLDILTELKDRNLKHVLAIVLDALTVESICSIWKVSKSWREIIVQDRSADKRRKLYTKQLKEAAQEYLLKAEDAATRLNILNRSALRPVQAQARTPILQTPPSHTELTPRRCSSVPHSASRQEEYLKVAKTLFTDEALKPCPRCQYPAKYQLVKKRGLCSREACAFEFCILCLHAFHGSKECNSLSSKRKNKKDAPPGSAQSKRNLKRL; via the exons ATGTCAGACAGTCATCTAGTGAGGTTCAATATTCTTAAAAGAAATAGATTAAcacctcccaggagcagctttaAATACTCAAATTTTAAAGACACATGTTGCACTTCAGCATTTTTGGACAGCAGATGCAACGAGTCAGGGAAAGATGCTGACGCAGAACGCGAAGAAGCGCTGAGTGTAACAAGTGTATCGTTGCTACAGGAGCATTCTGAGCATGTCCATCCAAGTGCCTTCTTTCCCATGTCACCATCGATTGAAAAAGAATTGAATTCTATCTCCTTAtcagaagaaagagaaacaaatcgAAGTGCAGGTTTTTTTGAAACTCCTAAATCAGGTAGAAAAGGTTCCTCACTACGCAGGAGGCTGCTTTTACCCAATACCATCGAAGCTGGCACAACTGTAGGACGCTGTGAAAGACAACTTAGTTCTTCAGgaagcatcaggaaaaaaatattctctcatGTTTTGAGCtctgaagaaaagctttcaCAAACTGCTACATATTCTCCAAAAGATAAAGGTTACAAACCTCTGACAACTAGCACTTCAGAACCTGAGAATTCTAATCCTGATTCTCCAAAAAGGAGGCTTTCCTTTTCACAACAAAGGACTTCTACACTAGAGGAGTCCCAGAGTAAGGACCCCTTATTGTTAGAATCAGAAGGTTTATCTCCAATTCAGCGGAAGGATGTCACTTCTAGTAACACTAatgaatttaatgaaaatgttcttATGAGTGTTAGAGATGGGGTGCTTAGGACTCCTACTTACAGTAGGAGTAGCCTACCTGAGGCCAGTGAGGGCAAATACCTGACTTCTATCACCAGTCCAGTAGAGAACTCGAACTTTGGACTATGTGATATAAACTCTCCCCCTGTTAAAGTAGCAAATTACCCAGATCTTTCAACGCCTGAAGACAGTGGATATAATTCACTTCCTTTGGACAAATCAGGAGACTCATTGTCTGATTACGAGGGATCTTTCCAAGAGCTCTTCCCAAAGCACAAAGAAGATTCCAGAACTTTGGACGGtaaaagaaagacaagaaaactTGAGCGAGTCAGAAGGTTATCCACTCTTCAGGAACTAGGCTCCCAGTCAGAGGGAGAAGATAATCATGGCAGTCCTACTTCAATGCATATattaacaaaagaaagagaCTTTGTCAGTGAAGATCATGAGTTAGTTCTAAAGGAACAGGCTAGTGGAGACCTGGTTGTACGTCATGGAGATCTCTCAAGAACTCCAGCTCTGAAAATAGTTCATGAAATTTGCTTGCAAAGACAAAGATTGCACCAAAAGCAAATCTCAGAGAATATTGatggaacagaaatatttgcattaggTCATGTTCTTCCTGGACTTATTGGCAAGAAAATGGGCCTTGaaaaattagatattttaaCAGAATTGAAAGATAGAAATTTAAAACATGTTCTTGCAATAGTTTTAGATGCTTTGACAGTAGAAAGTATATGCAG CATTTGGAAAGTCAGTAAAAGCTGGCGTGAAATCATTGTACAAGACAGAAGTGCAGATAAGAGGAGAAAGTTGTACacaaaacagctgaaagaagCAGCTCAG GAATATTTATTGAAGGCTGAAGATGCTGCTACAAGACTTAATATTCTCAATAGATCTGCTCTAAGACCTGTTCAAGCTCAAGCCAGAACTCCTATTTTACAGACACCACCTTCACACACTGAGCTTACACCTAGGAGATGCAGTTCTGTTCCCCACTCAGCTAGCAGGCAGGAAGAATACCTGAAA GTTGCTAAAACTCTGTTCACTGATGAAGCTCTAAAACCCTGTCCAAGATGTCAATATCCTGCTAAATATCAATTGGTAAAGAAACGGGGACTATGTAGCAGAGAAGCATGTGCCTTTGAGTTCTGTATTTTATGTCTGCATGCATTCCATGGGTCAAAAGAATGTAATAGTTTATCCTCAAAACggaagaataaaaaagatgCTCCACCAGGAAGTGcccaaagcaaaagaaatttgaaaaggCTCTAA
- the POLR2K gene encoding DNA-directed RNA polymerases I, II, and III subunit RPABC4, translating to MDSQKDVQPPKQQPMIYICGECHTENEIKARDPIRCRECGYRIMYKKRTKRLVVFDAR from the exons ATGGATTCACAGAAGGACGTTCAGcctccaaagcagcagccaatGATTTACATTTGTGGAG AATGtcatacagaaaatgaaataaaggcAAGAGATCCTATCAGGTGCAGAGAATGTGGCTACAGAATAATGTacaagaaaaggacaaaaagat TGGTAGTTTTTGATGCTCGATGA